In Pseudomonas sp. HR96, the DNA window GCCAACTTCCCCGGCGCCAACCCCAAGGTCATCGGCGAGACCGTGGCCGCGCCGCTGGAGCAGGCCATCACCGGGGTCGAGAACATGCTGTACATGTCCTCCCAGTCCACTGCCGACGGCAAGCTGACCCTGACCATTACCTTCGCCCTGGGCACCGACCTGGACAACGCCCAGGTCCAGGTGCAGAACCGCGTGACGCGCACCGAGCCCAAGCTGCCTGAAGAGGTGACGCGCATCGGCATCACCGTGGACAAGGCTTCGCCCGACCTGACCATGGTGGTCCACCTGACCTCGCCGGACAAACGCTACGACATGCTCTACCTGTCCAACTACGCCATCCTCAACATCAAGGATGAACTGGCGCGCCTGGGCGGCGTCGGCGACGTGCAGCTGTTCGGCATGGGCGACTATTCGCTGCGGGTCTGGCTGGACCCCAACAAGACCGCTTCGCGCAACCTGACCGCCACCGACGTGGTCACCGCCATTCGCGAGCAGAACCGCCAGGTCGCTGCCGGCCAGCTCGGCGCGCCACCCGCGCCCAATGCCACCAGCTTCCAGATGTCGATCAACACCCAGGGCCGCCTGGTCAGTGAAGAAGAGTTCCAGAACATCATTGTGCGCAGCGGTCCGGACGGCGAAATCACGCGTCTTAAAGACATCGCCCGCATCGAACTGGGCTCCAACCAATACGCCCTGCGTTCGCTGCTCAACAACCAGCCGGCGGTGGCCATCCCGATCTTCCAGCGCCCTGGCTCGAACGCCATCGAAATCTCCAACGAAGTGCGGGCGAAGATGGCCGAGCTCAAGCAGAGCTTCCCCGAAGGCATGGACTACAGTGTGGTCTACGACCCGACCATCTTCGTGCGTGGCTCCATCGAGGCCGTGGTGCACACCCTGTTCGAAGCCCTGGTGCTGGTGGTGCTGGTGGTGATCCTGTTCCTGCAGACCTGGCGCGCTTCGATCATTCCGCTGGTGGCGGTGCCGGTATCGCTGATCGGCACCTTCGCCGTGATGCACCTGTTCGGCTTCTCGCTCAACGCGCTGTCGCTGTTCGGCCTGGTGCTGGCCATCGGCATCGTGGTCGACGACGCCATCGTCGTGGTGGAGAACGTCGAACGCAACATCGAGCTGGGCCTGGCGCCGGTGCCCGCCACCGAGCGGGCCATGCGCGAAGTGACCGGGCCGATCATCGCCACGGCCCTGGTGCTGTGCGCAGTGTTCGTGCCGGCGGCCTTCATCTCCGGCCTGACCGGGCAGTTCTACAAGCAGTTTGCCCTGACCATCGCCATCTCCACGGTCATCTCGGCGTTCAATTCGCTGACCCTGTCGCCCGCCCTGGCTGCGGTGTTGCTGCTGCCCCACGGCGCGCCCAAGGACCGCTTCTCGCGCGTGCTCGACAAGCTGCTCGGCGGCTGGCTGTTCCGCCCCTTCAACCGCTTCTTCGTGCGGGCCAGCAATGGCTACGTGCGCACCGTGGCGCGGGTCATCCGCGGCAGCGGGATTGCCCTGGTACTGTACGCAGGCTTCATGGTGCTGACCTACTTCGGCTTCGCCACCACGCCGACCGGTTTCGTGCCGGCGCAAGACAAGCAGTACCTGGTGGCGTTCGCCCAGTTGCCCGACGCTTCGAGCCTGGACCGCACCGAGGATGTGATCAAACGCATGTCCGACTATGCGCTCAAGCAGCCTGGCGTGGAAAGCGCCGTGGCCTTCCCGGGCCTGTCGATCAACGGCTTTACCAACAGCCCGAACAACGGCGTGGTGTTCGTCACCTTGAAGCCATTCGACGAGCGTCGCGACCCAAGCCTGTCGGCGGGCGCCATCGCCGGTGCCCTGAACGGCCAGTTCGCCAATATTCAGGACGCCTACATGGCGATCTTCCCGCCGCCGCCGGTACAGGGGCTGGGGACCATCGGCGGCTTCCGCCTGCAGGTCGAGGACCGTGGCAACCTGGGTTATGACGAGCTGTACAAGCAGACCCAGAACATCATCGCCAAGAGCCGCAGCGTGCCTGAGCTGGCCGGGCTGTTCACCAGCTACACGGTCAACGTGCCGCAGGTCGATGCCAGCATCGACCGGGAAAAGGCCAAGACCCTGGGCGTGCCGATCAGCGACATCTTCGACACCCTGCAGGTCTACCTCGGTTCGCTGTACGCCAACGACTTCAACCGCTTTGGCCGTACCTACCAGGTCAACGTGCAGGCCGAGCAGCAGTTCCGCCTGGAGCCGGACCAGATCGGCCAGCTGAAGGTGCGCAACAATCAGGGCGAGATGATTCCGCTGGCTACCTTGATCAAGGTCACGCCCACGGCGGGCCCTGACCGCGTGATGCACTACAACGGCTTCGTCACCGCCGAGATCAACGGCGCCGCCGCGCCCGGCTACAGCTCCGGCCAGGCTCAGGCCGCCGTGGAAAAACTGCTCAAGGACGAACTGCCCAACGGCATGACCTACGAATGGACCGAGATCACCTACCAGCAGATTCTCTCGGGCAACACCGCGCTGCTGGTGTTCCCGCTCTGCGTGCTGCTCGCCTTCCTCGTGCTCGCTGCCCAGTACGAGAGCTGGAGCCTGCCGCTGGCGGTGATCCTGATCGTGCCGATGACTCTGCTTTCGGCGATCAGCGGGGTGATCCTGTCGGGCAGCGACAATAACATCTTCACCCAGATCGGCCTGATCGTGCTGGTGGGCCTGGCGTGCAAGAACGCGATCCTGATCGTCGAGTTCGCCAAGGACAAGCAGATGGAAGGCCTCGACCCGCTGGCTGCCGTACTCGAAGCCTGCCGCCTGCGCCTGCGGCCGATCCTGATGACCTCGTTCGCCTTCATCATGGGGGTCATCCCGCTGGTGACTTCCACCGGCGCCGGCGCAGAAATGCGCCACGCCATGGGCGTCGCGGTGTTCTCCGGGATGCTCGGGGTGACCTTCTTCGGCCTGCTGCTGACGCCGGTGTTCTTTGTCCTGATCCGCCGTTACGTCGAGCGCAGCGAGGCGCGCAAGGCCGCCCGAGCGCTGCACCACACCACTGTCGCCGGGGAGGCACACTGATGAACCGCGTCAAACTTTTCCTGCCCAGCCTGCTGGTCCTGGCCCTCGCCGCCTGCGCGGTTGGGCCCGACTACAAGACCCCGCAGACCGCTGCGGCCACCCTCGACGCGGTCAACGACAGCCAGTCGCCGGGGCACTACGACCGCACGCAGTTCGACGCGGTCTGGTGGCAGCAATTCGACGACCCGACGCTCAACCAGCTGGTGACCAGCGCATTGCAGGGCAACCGTGACCTGCGCGTGGCCTTCGCCCGCCTCAAGGCGGCGCGAGCGATCGTCGACGACGTGGCCAACGACAACCTGCCCGTGGTCACCA includes these proteins:
- a CDS encoding efflux RND transporter permease subunit, producing MNFSQFFIKRPIFAAVLSLLILIAGAISLFQLPISEYPEVVPPTVVVRANFPGANPKVIGETVAAPLEQAITGVENMLYMSSQSTADGKLTLTITFALGTDLDNAQVQVQNRVTRTEPKLPEEVTRIGITVDKASPDLTMVVHLTSPDKRYDMLYLSNYAILNIKDELARLGGVGDVQLFGMGDYSLRVWLDPNKTASRNLTATDVVTAIREQNRQVAAGQLGAPPAPNATSFQMSINTQGRLVSEEEFQNIIVRSGPDGEITRLKDIARIELGSNQYALRSLLNNQPAVAIPIFQRPGSNAIEISNEVRAKMAELKQSFPEGMDYSVVYDPTIFVRGSIEAVVHTLFEALVLVVLVVILFLQTWRASIIPLVAVPVSLIGTFAVMHLFGFSLNALSLFGLVLAIGIVVDDAIVVVENVERNIELGLAPVPATERAMREVTGPIIATALVLCAVFVPAAFISGLTGQFYKQFALTIAISTVISAFNSLTLSPALAAVLLLPHGAPKDRFSRVLDKLLGGWLFRPFNRFFVRASNGYVRTVARVIRGSGIALVLYAGFMVLTYFGFATTPTGFVPAQDKQYLVAFAQLPDASSLDRTEDVIKRMSDYALKQPGVESAVAFPGLSINGFTNSPNNGVVFVTLKPFDERRDPSLSAGAIAGALNGQFANIQDAYMAIFPPPPVQGLGTIGGFRLQVEDRGNLGYDELYKQTQNIIAKSRSVPELAGLFTSYTVNVPQVDASIDREKAKTLGVPISDIFDTLQVYLGSLYANDFNRFGRTYQVNVQAEQQFRLEPDQIGQLKVRNNQGEMIPLATLIKVTPTAGPDRVMHYNGFVTAEINGAAAPGYSSGQAQAAVEKLLKDELPNGMTYEWTEITYQQILSGNTALLVFPLCVLLAFLVLAAQYESWSLPLAVILIVPMTLLSAISGVILSGSDNNIFTQIGLIVLVGLACKNAILIVEFAKDKQMEGLDPLAAVLEACRLRLRPILMTSFAFIMGVIPLVTSTGAGAEMRHAMGVAVFSGMLGVTFFGLLLTPVFFVLIRRYVERSEARKAARALHHTTVAGEAH